One genomic segment of Pseudorasbora parva isolate DD20220531a chromosome 6, ASM2467924v1, whole genome shotgun sequence includes these proteins:
- the rab5if gene encoding uncharacterized protein RAB5IF, producing MTSSSRRKDEVHAVNGGVKQSTWTKAVSCKAVWEEKDEFLDVVYWFRQIIAVILGVIWGVAPLKGFLGIAIFCIINAGVLYVYFSSFQQVDEEEYGGTWELTKEGFMTSFALFLVVWIIFYTALHYD from the exons ATGACGAGCAGCTCAAGGCGGAAAGATGAGGTTCATGCGGTTAATGGAGGAGTAAAGCAGTCCACATGGACCAAAGCCGTCAGCTGTAAAGCAGTGTGGGAAGAGAAG GATGAGTTTTTAGATGTGGTCTACTGGTTCCGACAAATCATCGCTGTGATATTGGGCGTGATATGGGGTGTGGCTCCTCTGAAAGGCTTTCTGGGCATTGCCAT aTTCTGCATCATCAACGCAGGCGTCCTGTACGTGTACTTCAGCAGTTTCCAGCAGGTGGACGAGGAGGAGTACGGAGGCACATGGGAGCTCACCAAAGAAGGCTTCATGACTTCGTTTGCTTTGTTTCTG gTGGTTTGGATCATATTCTACACGGCGCTGCACTACGACTGA